The Diaminobutyricimonas aerilata nucleotide sequence CGCGGCACCGCCGCGGAGGTCGCCGAGCGCTTCGCGGACGGCGCGCGCGGCGAGATCGTGCTCGTGGTCGAGGGGGCCGGGGCGGTCACGACCGACCCGGCGGACGCGGTCGAGCGGGTGCTCGGACTCGTCGCCGGAGGCGCGCGCCTCAAGGAGGCGGCGGCCGACGTCGCCGCCGAGACGGGCCTCGGTCGTCGCGACCTCTACGAGGCGGCGCTCGCCGCTCGCCGCTCGCGCTGAACCGCGCCGGCGCTCAGCGCGCCGGCACGCTCGCGCTGAGCGCCTCGAGCTGCTGCTCGGTGAGCTCGAGCTCCGCCGCGGCGGCCGAGTCCCGGATCGACTCGGGCCGCGACGCCCCCGGGATGGGGATGACCACCGGGCTGAGCGAGAGCTCCCAGGCGAGCACGACCTGCTGCGGGCTGACGCCGAGCTCCTCGGCGAGCGCACCGAACGCGGTGTGTTCGCCGCCGACCTCGCCCGCCTTGCTGATTCCGCCGAGCGGGCTCCAGGGCAGGAACGCGATGCCGTGCTGCCCGCAGTAGTCGAGTTCGCCGAGCGAGTCGCGGTAGGCCGGGGAGAACTGGTTCTGCACCGACACGAGACGATCGCCGAGCACCTCGCGGGCGATCTGGATCTCGGCGATGGAGGCGTTCGAGATGCCCGCCATGCGGATGACGCCCTCATCGAGCAGGTCGACGAACGCGCCGAGTGATTCGGCGTAGTCGATCTGCCGGTCGGGTCGGTGGAACTGGTAGAGGCCGATCGCCTCGACCCCGAGACGGCGGGCGGACTCCTTCGCCGCCTTCTTCAAGTAGGCCGGATGCCCGTTGTTCTCCCACGGGGGGCTCGAACGGAAGATGAGTCCACCCTTCGTCGCGACGAGCACGTCCGACGTGTCGCCCGACCAGGTGCGCAGCGCCTCGGCGATGAGTTCCTCGTTGTGTCCCTGCCCGTCGGCCTCGGTCGTGTAGGCGTCGGCCGTGTCGATGAGGGTGATGCCCGAGTCCAGCGCCGCGTGGACGGTCGCGATGGACCGGTCGCGGTCGGGCCGGCCGGGGATCGACATGGGCATGCCGCCGAGGCCGATCGCGCTGACGGAGAGGGGACCGATTCGTCGCTGCTTCATGCGCGGCACTCTATGCGGGCGCGGGCCGCGTCCCCTTCAGCCTGGAGGAGCGCTGGACGAGCGCTGGTCGTCGGCCGCGAAGGGTCGTGCGCGGGCCACCGCCGTCACGGGCATCCGCGCCCCCGTAGACTCGACGCCATGCCCGGCGAGTCCTTCTACATCGCGACGCCCATCTTCTACGTCAACGATGTTCCGCACATCGGGCACGCCTACACCGAGGTGGCCGCCGACGTGTTCGCCCGCTGGCACCGTCAGCGCGGCGAGGACTCCTGGCTGCTCACCGGTACCGACGAGCACGGACAGAAGATCCTGCGCACCGCCGTCGCGAACAACACCACGCCGCAGCAGTGGGCCGACGAGCTCGTCGAGTCCGCGTGGAAGCCGCTGCTGAAGACGATCGACATCGCCAACGACGACTTCATCCGCACCACCGACGCCCGCCACGAGGAGGGTGTCACCAAGTTCCTGCAGAAGCTCTACGACGACGGGTACATCTACGCCGGCGAGTACGAGGGCTTCTACTGCGTCGGGTGCGAGGAGTACAAGCAGCCGAGCGACCTCGTCGACGGCACCGGGGAGTACGAGGGCCAGCAGGTCTGCGCCATCCACGGTCGTCCCATCGAGGTGCTCAAGGAGCGCAACTACTTCTTCCGCATGAGCCAGTTCGAGCAGCAGCTGCTCGACCTCTACGAGAACGAGCCCGACTTCGTGCGCCCCGAGAGCGTGCGCAACGAGATCGTGCAGTTCGTGAAGCAGGGTCTCGCCGACCTCTCGATCTCGCGGTCGAGCTTCGACTGGGGCATCAAGATCCCGTGGGACGACAGCCACGTCGTCTACGTCTGGTTCGAGGCGCTGCTGAACTACATCACCGCGATCGGCTACGGCGTCGACGACGAGCAGTTCGAGCGCCGCTGGCCCGCGATCCAGCTCGTCGGCAAGGACATCGCGCGCTTCCACGCGGTCATCTGGCCGGCGATGCTCATGGCGGCCGGCCTCCCGGTTCCGCGCGGTGTCTTCGGCCACGGCTGGCTGCTCGTCGGCGGCGAGAAGATGTCGAAGTCGAAGCTCACCGGCATCGCGCCGAACCAGATCACCGACACGTTCGGGTCGGATGCGTTCCGCTACTACTTCCTGCGCGCGATCACCTTCGGGCAGGACGGCTCGTTCAGCTGGGAGGACCTCAGCGCCCGCTACCAGGCCGAACTGGCGAACGGGTTCGGCAACCTCGCCTCGCGCGTCGTCGCCATGGTGCGGCGGTACCGCGACGGCGTCGTCACCGAGGGCGGCGCGCGCACCGAGGCGGACGAGCGCGTGCGTGCCGCGGAGCGCGCCGCGACGGAGCAGGCCGACGCGGCCATCGATCGGATGGCCATCCACGACGCGATCGCCGCGATCTGGCAGCTCGTCGACGAGCTCAACGGGTACATCACCGAGCAGGAGCCGTGGGCTCTCGCGAAGGACGAGGCGAACGCCGAGCGGCTCGACACCGTGCTGCACACCGCCGTCCGTGGGCTCGGCACCCTCGCCGTGCTGCTGTCGCCTGTGATGCCGAAGGCGACCGCCAAGCTGTGGCAGGCGATCGGCGGCACCGGCACGGTGCAGGAGCAGCCCATCGCCCGCGCGTACGAGTGGACCGCCGATCGGGCCGTCGAGGCGCTCGAGTCGGCGCTGTTCCCCCGCATCGAGAGCGAGCCCACGAGCGCGTGACGCGCCGGACGGAAGGACGAGCGTGACCGACCAGAACGACCTGTCGGCCTTCGTGCGAGCCCGCGCGACCTCCACCGAGCAGGGGCAGACCCGCGACCTGGAGTACCCGCCGCTTCCGGAGGCGCTCGTCGTGCCGGTGTACGACAACCACGCCCACCTCGAGATCGCCGACGGCGACCCGAGCGGCGAGAACGGTCCGTTCGACTACCGCGAGCACCTCGACCGGGCGTCGAGCGTCGGCGTGCGCGGCGCCGTGCAGGTCGGCACCGACCTGCCCACCTCCCGCTGGACCGCGGAGGTCGTGCACCGCGAACCGCGCCTGCTCGGAGCGGTCGCCCTGCATCCGAACGAAGCGCCGGCGCTCGACGCCGCGGGGGAGCTCGACGACGCGCTCGCCGAGATCTCCGAACTCGCCGCGCGGCCGCGCATCCGGGCGATCGGTGAGACGGGCCTGGACTACTACCGCACCGGGGAGGACGGCCGTGCCGCGCAGCTGCGGTCGTTCGAGGCCCACATCGCGATCGCCAAGGAGCACGGCATCGCGATGCAGATCCACGACCGCGAGGCCCACCGCGACGTCATCGAGACGCTCCTGCGGGTCGGCGCCCCCGAGCGGACGGTGTTCCACTGCTTCTCGGGCGACGCGGAGCTCGGGCAGATCTGCACCGACAACGGCTGGTACATGTCGTTCGCCGGCACCGTGACGTTCAAGAACGCGCACGACCTTCGTGAGGCGCTCGAGGTGGCGCCCCGCAACCTGCTGCTCGTCGAGACGGACTCGCCGTACCTGACGCCCACGCCGTTCCGCGGGCGTCCGAACTCGCCGTACCTCATCCCGCACACGCTGCGGGCGATGGCGGATCACCTCGGCACCGATGTGTCGATGCTCGCCGCGCAGATCTCCTCCAACACCGAACTCGTCTACGGCACGTGGGAGTCGGACCCCGTCGTGCTCCCGGAGTGAGGGTGGGCGCGCTGCTCGGGCCCGCCGAGATCCGGGATCTCGCCGACCTTCTCGGCATCCAGCCGACGAAGAAGCTCGGCCAGAACTTCGTCATCGACGGCAACACGGTGCGCAAGATCGTGCAGACCGCCGGCGTCACCGCCGACGACCGGGTGCTCGAGGTCGGTCCGGGCCTCGGTTCCCTCACGCTCGGCCTCACCGAGCTCGGCGCGCCGGTCACGGCGATCGAGATCGACAAGCGCCTCGCCGAGCAGCTGCCGCTCACGGTGCGCGAACTGCAACCGGATGCGCGGCTCGAGGTCGTGACGGCCGACGCGCTGCGCGTCACCGAGCTGCCGACCGAGCCGACCGCGCTCGTGGCGAACCTGCCGTACAACGTCTCCGTGCCGGTGCTGCTGCACCTGCTCGAGCACTTCCCGTCGTTGCGCTCCGGGCTCGTGATGGTGCAGGCGGAGGTCGGTCACCGCCTCGCCGCGGCCCCGGGCTCGAAGGTGTACGGCGCGCCGAGCGTGAAGGCCGCCTGGTACGGCAGCTGGCGCACCGCGGGCAACGTGAGCCGGCAGGTCTTCTGGCCGGTGCCGAACGTCGACTCGGTGCTCGTCGGATTCCGTCGCGAGGAGCAGCCGGGCACCGAAGCGGAACGGGTCGCGACCTTCGAGCTCGTCGACGCCGCCTTCCAGCAGCGGCGCAAGATGCTGCGTCAGGCCCTGTCGACCGTGCTCGGGGACTCGGCCACCGCATCCGCTCGCATCGCGGCGGCCGGCCTCGACCCGACCTCGCGCGGCGAGCAGCTCACGGTCGCGGACTTCCTCGCCATCGCGGGCACCGCCTGACCGCTCCGGCCGGCGGGGCGTCAGCGCAGGGAGACCGCGTCGATGACGCTCGGGTCCGGCGCCGGAGCCCCGGGCAGGCGGCCCGAACTGCGCAGCTGGTAGGTGATGAGCGGCAGTGCGCGGGAGACGGAGAGCTGGATGCGCTCGTCGAGCTCGCTGGAGGTGACGCGGTAGTCGGTGAAGTCGTTCTCGTTGCCGAAGATGCCCAACGGCAGGGTGAGCGCCTGGAAGAACCCGAACAGCGGACGCATCTGGTGCTCCACGAGCAGCGCGTGACGGTCGCTGCCGCCGGTCGCGGTCAGCACGACGGGCTTGTCGACGAGCGAGTACTGCCCCACGTAGTCGAAGAAGTGCTTGAAGATGCCGGTGTAGGCGGCGCGGTAGGCGGGCGACCCGGCGACCACCACATCCGCCCGCTCCACCGCGTCGAGGGCGCGGCGGGCCGGCTCGCCGAGTTCGGAGCGTGAGGTGCCCGTGGCGAGGTCGGGCACGATGCCCGCGAGCTCGATGACCTCGGTGTCGGCGCCGAGGTCCTTCGCGAGCGCGTCGGCGACGGCGACGACCAGGGCGGTCGTGCGCGACGGGCGGGTGAGGCTGCCGCTCACCCCCACGATGCGGATGCGATCGGTCACGGGGATCCCCTTCCTCGGTGGGCGTTTCCATGCTCGCCGTGCCCGCCCCGGCGTGCCAGTCGCGTGACCTCGCGTTACGCGGTTCGGACCCTCCGGCATTCCCGGCTAGGTTGGAAACATGACCGTGCCGGCCGCCTCCGCCGTCGTGCACGCGAGGGCGCCGGGCAAGATCAACGTCTTCCTCAAGGTCGGCGCCCTGCTCGACGACGGCTACCACGACGTGGCGATCGCGTACCAGGCGGTGTCGCTGTTCGAAGAGGTGCGCGTGCGCCACGCGGACGACTTCTCGGTGAGCCTCACCGGCAGCGTCGAACTCGGCCGTGTGCCGACCGACCCGTCGAACATCGCCATCCGCGCGGCACGGCTGCTCGCCCGCACGACGCGGTACCTCGGCGGCGTGCACATCGACATCGAGAAGAACGTGCCCGTCGCGGGCGGCATGGGCGGCGGCTCCGCGGATGCCGCGGCGACGCTCATCGCGTGTGACGCGCTGTGGCGCACCGACCTGCCGCGTGAACAGCTGCTCGCGCTTGCGCGCCAGCTCGGAGCCGACGTGCCGTTCGCGATCACGGGCGGCACCGCGATCGGCACCGGCCGCGGCGACGAGCTCTCTCCCGCGCTCGCGAAGGGCCAGTTCCACTGGGTGCTGGCCGTTGCGGACTTCGGGCTCTCGACCCCGACGGTGTACACCGAGCTCGACCGGCACCGGGAGCGTCACGCGCGCGACATCTACCCGGCCGACCCCACGCCGACGGTCGACGCGCACGTGCTGCAGGCGCTGCGCGCCGGCGACCCGCACATGCTCGCCGAGTGCCTGCACAACGACCTGCAGGCACCGGCCCTGCACCTCGAGCCGTCCCTCGCGGAGACGCTCGAGCTCGGCGAGGCGAACGGCGCGCTCGTCGGCATCGTCTCGGGTTCCGGTCCGACCGTCGCCTTCCTCGCCGCCGACCTCGACAGCGCCCTCGACCTGCAGGTCGCGCTCTCCGCAGCCCGCCTCAAGGCCGTGCGGGCGACCGGCCCGGTGCACGGCGCCCGCCTCGTCACCGACTGACGGGACACCGCCGGTCGCTGAGCCCGCCGGTCGCTGAGCTCATCGAAGCGACCGCAACGTGGTGCTCCCTTCGACAGGCTCAGGGAGCGACGACTCCGCAAGCACGCACCGGTTGCTGAGCCTGTCGAAGCGATGACCCCGGGTGCTCCTTCGACGGGCGCAGGGAGCGGCCGGTCAGCGGCGCAGCGCCGCCCGCGAGAGCCGGTTGCCCACGAGCTGCACGAGCTGCACCAGCACGATGATCACGCCGACCGCGGCCCACGTGACGACCGGGTTCCAGCGGTGGTGTCCGTAGGTGAGCGCGAAGTCGCCGAGCCCGCCGCCGCCGACGGTGCCCGCGACCGCGGACATGTCGATCACCGCGACGAACACGAACGTGACGCCGAGGATGAGCGGTCCGAGCGCCTCGGGAACGAGGAGCGTCGCGATGATGCGCCACGGTCCGGCGCCGGTTGCGCGCGCCGCCTCGATGACCCCGGGCTCGATCGTCACGAGGTTCTGCTCCACGATGCGCGAGAAGCCGAACGCCGTCGCGATCGCGAGCGGGGGGACGACGGCGGCGGTGCCGAGGAAGGTGCCCGTGAGCAGCGAGGTGAGCGGGATGATCGCCACGAGCAGGATCACGAACGGGATCGGGCGCACGAAGTTGACCACGACGTTGAGCACCGCGAACACGACGCGGTTGGGCAGGATCGACCCCGCGCGCGTGACGTAGAGGGCCGTGCCGACGATGAGTCCCGCCGCGCCGCCGATCAGCATCGTGAGCGCCGCCATGTACAGCGTCTCGCCGAGCGCTTCGAGGGCGAGGGGTCCGTGCAGGTCCCAGTCCCAGCCGACGTTCATCGTGCCGCCTCCAGTTCGAGCTCTTCGTGCCGGCCGTCGTCGGCGCCCGGTTCCTCCACCTCGGTGACCTCGCGCAGGGCGGCGATGACCGCATCCACGCCGTCGTCCGGTCCGGTCAGTTCGAGCGTGAGCGATCCGAACGAGCGCGCCTGCAGCGAGCCGATGCCGCCGAAGACGATCTCGAACCGCACGCCGTGCGCGCCCGCATCCGAGAGCACCGCACCGACCCGGCTGCCGTCGACGACGCGTGCGGTGACGATGCGACCCGGATGGGCGCTGCGCAGCCGCTCGAGCGATTCCGCGTCGGGGCGGTCGTGCAGCACGCTGCCGACGAACCGCTGTGCGGTGTCGCTGCGCGGGTTCGAGAACACGTCGAACACGGTGCCCTGCTCGACCACCCGGCCGGCGTCGAGCACGGCCACCCGGTCGGCGATGGCCCGCACGACCTCCATCTCGTGCGTGATGACGACGATGGTGACGCCGAGCTCGCGGTTGACGCGGCGCAGCAGGTCGAGCACGTCGCGGGTCGTCTCGGGGTCGAGCGCGCTCGTGGACTCGTCGGCGAGCAGGATGCGCGGGGAGGTCGCGAGGGCGCGGGCGATCCCTACACGCTGCTTCTGTCCGCCGGAGAGCTGGTCGGGGTAGGCGTGAGCCCGATCGAGCAGGCCCACGAAGTGCAGCAGCTCGGCGACGCGGGCATCGCGTCGTGCCTTCGGCCAACCGGCGACCTTGAGTGGATACGCGACGTTGCCGGCGACGGTGCGCGAGCGGAAGAGGTTGAACTGCTGGAAGATCATGCCGGTGCGGGCGCGCACCGGGCGCAGCTCCCGTTCCCGGATGGTGCTGATGTCGACCCCGTCGACCACGAGCCGGCCGCTCGACACGCGTTCGAGCCCGTTGACGAGCCGCACGAGGGTGCTCTTGCCGGCGCCGGAGTACCCGATGATGCCGAAGACCTCGCCCGGTCGGATGCCGAGGGTCACGTCATCGACGGCGGTGACCTCGCCGCTGGGGGTGCGGAAGGTCTTGGTCACATTCTCGAACTCGATGATGTGGGTCATCGGCTGCTCCTTTTTCACGACAGCGGAGCGGGGCCGTCTCGCGACGACCCCGCTCCGACCGGTCACTTCGCGGCGTCGCGCTTCTGCTTCTCGATCGAGGCGAGTCGCTCGCGCAGCTCCTCGCCGTCGAGCTCGATGACGACGGCGGTGCCGCCGGACTGCTCGACGACCGCATCCGTGACCGCCTTCGAGTGGTACAGCTCGGCGATCTTCAGGTACGTCTCGTTGTCGACGTCGTCGGCGCGCGCGGCGATGACGTTGAGGTACGGCCAGCTCTTCGGGTCCTCGGGGTCGACCGAGAACAGCGCGCTGTCGGGGTCGATGCCGGCGTCGCTCGAGAAGTTGTTGTTGATGATCGCGCCGTCGGCGGACTGCAGCGCGGCGGGGGTCTG carries:
- a CDS encoding methionine ABC transporter ATP-binding protein, which produces MTHIIEFENVTKTFRTPSGEVTAVDDVTLGIRPGEVFGIIGYSGAGKSTLVRLVNGLERVSSGRLVVDGVDISTIRERELRPVRARTGMIFQQFNLFRSRTVAGNVAYPLKVAGWPKARRDARVAELLHFVGLLDRAHAYPDQLSGGQKQRVGIARALATSPRILLADESTSALDPETTRDVLDLLRRVNRELGVTIVVITHEMEVVRAIADRVAVLDAGRVVEQGTVFDVFSNPRSDTAQRFVGSVLHDRPDAESLERLRSAHPGRIVTARVVDGSRVGAVLSDAGAHGVRFEIVFGGIGSLQARSFGSLTLELTGPDDGVDAVIAALREVTEVEEPGADDGRHEELELEAAR
- a CDS encoding 4-(cytidine 5'-diphospho)-2-C-methyl-D-erythritol kinase gives rise to the protein MTVPAASAVVHARAPGKINVFLKVGALLDDGYHDVAIAYQAVSLFEEVRVRHADDFSVSLTGSVELGRVPTDPSNIAIRAARLLARTTRYLGGVHIDIEKNVPVAGGMGGGSADAAATLIACDALWRTDLPREQLLALARQLGADVPFAITGGTAIGTGRGDELSPALAKGQFHWVLAVADFGLSTPTVYTELDRHRERHARDIYPADPTPTVDAHVLQALRAGDPHMLAECLHNDLQAPALHLEPSLAETLELGEANGALVGIVSGSGPTVAFLAADLDSALDLQVALSAARLKAVRATGPVHGARLVTD
- a CDS encoding aldo/keto reductase; amino-acid sequence: MKQRRIGPLSVSAIGLGGMPMSIPGRPDRDRSIATVHAALDSGITLIDTADAYTTEADGQGHNEELIAEALRTWSGDTSDVLVATKGGLIFRSSPPWENNGHPAYLKKAAKESARRLGVEAIGLYQFHRPDRQIDYAESLGAFVDLLDEGVIRMAGISNASIAEIQIAREVLGDRLVSVQNQFSPAYRDSLGELDYCGQHGIAFLPWSPLGGISKAGEVGGEHTAFGALAEELGVSPQQVVLAWELSLSPVVIPIPGASRPESIRDSAAAAELELTEQQLEALSASVPAR
- the msuE gene encoding FMN reductase, whose protein sequence is MTDRIRIVGVSGSLTRPSRTTALVVAVADALAKDLGADTEVIELAGIVPDLATGTSRSELGEPARRALDAVERADVVVAGSPAYRAAYTGIFKHFFDYVGQYSLVDKPVVLTATGGSDRHALLVEHQMRPLFGFFQALTLPLGIFGNENDFTDYRVTSSELDERIQLSVSRALPLITYQLRSSGRLPGAPAPDPSVIDAVSLR
- a CDS encoding TatD family hydrolase — translated: MTDQNDLSAFVRARATSTEQGQTRDLEYPPLPEALVVPVYDNHAHLEIADGDPSGENGPFDYREHLDRASSVGVRGAVQVGTDLPTSRWTAEVVHREPRLLGAVALHPNEAPALDAAGELDDALAEISELAARPRIRAIGETGLDYYRTGEDGRAAQLRSFEAHIAIAKEHGIAMQIHDREAHRDVIETLLRVGAPERTVFHCFSGDAELGQICTDNGWYMSFAGTVTFKNAHDLREALEVAPRNLLLVETDSPYLTPTPFRGRPNSPYLIPHTLRAMADHLGTDVSMLAAQISSNTELVYGTWESDPVVLPE
- a CDS encoding methionine ABC transporter permease, translated to MNVGWDWDLHGPLALEALGETLYMAALTMLIGGAAGLIVGTALYVTRAGSILPNRVVFAVLNVVVNFVRPIPFVILLVAIIPLTSLLTGTFLGTAAVVPPLAIATAFGFSRIVEQNLVTIEPGVIEAARATGAGPWRIIATLLVPEALGPLILGVTFVFVAVIDMSAVAGTVGGGGLGDFALTYGHHRWNPVVTWAAVGVIIVLVQLVQLVGNRLSRAALRR
- the metG gene encoding methionine--tRNA ligase — its product is MPGESFYIATPIFYVNDVPHIGHAYTEVAADVFARWHRQRGEDSWLLTGTDEHGQKILRTAVANNTTPQQWADELVESAWKPLLKTIDIANDDFIRTTDARHEEGVTKFLQKLYDDGYIYAGEYEGFYCVGCEEYKQPSDLVDGTGEYEGQQVCAIHGRPIEVLKERNYFFRMSQFEQQLLDLYENEPDFVRPESVRNEIVQFVKQGLADLSISRSSFDWGIKIPWDDSHVVYVWFEALLNYITAIGYGVDDEQFERRWPAIQLVGKDIARFHAVIWPAMLMAAGLPVPRGVFGHGWLLVGGEKMSKSKLTGIAPNQITDTFGSDAFRYYFLRAITFGQDGSFSWEDLSARYQAELANGFGNLASRVVAMVRRYRDGVVTEGGARTEADERVRAAERAATEQADAAIDRMAIHDAIAAIWQLVDELNGYITEQEPWALAKDEANAERLDTVLHTAVRGLGTLAVLLSPVMPKATAKLWQAIGGTGTVQEQPIARAYEWTADRAVEALESALFPRIESEPTSA
- the rsmA gene encoding 16S rRNA (adenine(1518)-N(6)/adenine(1519)-N(6))-dimethyltransferase RsmA, with the translated sequence MGALLGPAEIRDLADLLGIQPTKKLGQNFVIDGNTVRKIVQTAGVTADDRVLEVGPGLGSLTLGLTELGAPVTAIEIDKRLAEQLPLTVRELQPDARLEVVTADALRVTELPTEPTALVANLPYNVSVPVLLHLLEHFPSLRSGLVMVQAEVGHRLAAAPGSKVYGAPSVKAAWYGSWRTAGNVSRQVFWPVPNVDSVLVGFRREEQPGTEAERVATFELVDAAFQQRRKMLRQALSTVLGDSATASARIAAAGLDPTSRGEQLTVADFLAIAGTA